From Paraglaciecola sp. L1A13:
CTTATGCTGCAGTAAGCGACGATGAAGCACTTTATGCGTTTCAGTTACTGTCACGTAAAGAAGGCATTATTCCTGCGCTTGAGTCATCTCACGCACTCGCTCATGCCTTAAATATGGCAGACGAAGCCGAAGACGGCACAATCATAGTAGTGAATTTATCGGGTCGTGGCGACAAAGACCTAGCCCACGTACACAGCATTCTGGGAGACCAAATCAATGAGTAATAAAAACGATCGTTACGGTGATATGTTCACCCGTTTAACAGCAAAAAATGAAGGCGCTTTCGTACCATTCGTTATGCTCGGCGACCCTGACATCGCTACATCTTTAGAGATATTAAAAGCCTTGGCAGAAGGCGGCGCTGATGCCCTTGAATTAGGTATTCCTTTTTCTGACCCAATCGCTGATGGCCCAACGATTCAACAAGCCAGCATACGCGCGCTTAGCCATCATATACATCCAAGTGATTGTTTAAATGTTATCCAACAATTCCGTGAAATATATCCTGATATGCCTATTGGCTTATTGTTATACAGCAACTTAGTGATTAAGCCTGGTTTGGAAAAATTCTATAACGACGCGGCTGACGCTGGTGTTGATTCTATTTTGATTGCTGATGTACCACTGCGTGAAGCCGATCGATTTATTGAGATAGCAACTCAAACCGGGATCAAACAAATCCTTATTGCACCGCCTAATGCTAGTGATGAGACATTAGCTGAAATAGGTCAGAAATCAAAAGGTTATACCTATCTGCTCGGTCGTGCTGGTGTAACTGGCGCCGAAACAGCGGCGACTATTCCAGCTCACGAATTAATCGCTAAGTTAACCCAATATAAGGTTGCTCCACCACTGCTAGGCTTTGGTATATCTAAACCCGAACAGGTTAAAGAGGCGATTTCAGCTGGAGCTGCAGGTGCAATTTCGGGCTCGGCGACGGTCAATATCATCGAGACTAATTTGTCACAACCGGAAGTCATGCTAAGCAAACTTCGCGAATTCGTCAGCGCTATGAAACAAGCGACTAAAAAATAAGGAACAAAATTATGTGGTATGTAGTGTATTCACAAGATGTCGAAAACAGCTTACCTTTGCGGAAAAAAACACGCAGTGCTCACTTAGCGCGTTTACAACAGCTTAGTGACGAAGGGCGTCTGTTAGTTGCCGGCCCCTGCCCCGCGATCGATAGTACCGACCCTGGTGAAGCGGGCTTTACAGGCTCAGTGGTGATCGCCGATTTCACAAGCTTAGAAGAAGCACAAGCTTGGGCTGCGGCCGATCCCTATATGGATGCAGGCGTATACGAACAAGTAACCGTTAAACCTTATCTTAAGGTACTGCCGTAATTATCAGGCCAAACACGTACGACTGTCATTCAGCATTAGCGCGAGATAAACCAGCTGTTTGTCTCGCGCTTAATTGTCCATAGTGTAGTAAATACGGCGGACAATGCATGAAAAAATTCGCAAAAGGACAACAAGATGATTTTTATTAAAAGCTATATTTCGCTTCAAGATCATGAGGTTGAACTGACTGCTATTCGCGCACAGGGCGCCGGCGGACAAAACGTTAATAAGGTGTCCAGTGCTATCCATTTACGTTTTGATATTAAAGCCTCATCACTGCCAGAGTTCTACAAAGAGCAACTATTAAAAAGTAACGATAATCGCATCACGCAAGATGGTGTATTGGTTCTTAAAGCGCAAGCTCATCGTACCCAAGAAATGAATCGCCAAGATGCTTTAGAACGTTTGGCTGCAATCGTGTGTGAAGCTGCTGTCGTACAAAAACCCCGTAAAGCGACAAAACCCACAAAAGGTTCTCAACTTCGAAGAATCGATAGCAAGAAAAAATCTGGTCAAAGAAAGCAACTTAGGAAGAAAGTCGAATACTAACCCCGCCCGACTGTATGCTAATATCAACACATCAAGTACAGCAACTGTCAAAAAAATTTACAACTTACAATTCAATTATTATAAAATATAAATTTCACCATATTTTACAATGACTTAAATTTGGGTTCGAAAATTGCTTAGCCGACACGACATAATCAAAGGGCGATGTATATGAAGTACCCTATTTTAAAAATTGCAGCGTTAATTTTCGCTGGAACATGCGCAATGAGCACTCACGCCTCATCAGGTTCTATCGGTACCTATAATCTTATTTTATTAGAAGATTATAACTTCCAGGGTGGAGACGTAGAAGGCAAAGCCTTAATCGGCGGTAATTTAAATGGTTCAGGTCAAGCAGTAGAATTCGGTAGTCGACTCCCCGATACAGATTCTGCCATTGATGCAGTGACAATTGTGGGTGACATCAAAGCGAATCACGTTACGATTCAAAATGGTAACAACCTTGTTTATGGCAGCAATTCAAGTAACGCCAACGTTAACCTCAATGGTAGCGGCGGGTCTGCAACGCAAGCCCCTCAAGCAGTTCTTGATGCAGAGATCGACGCGGTATTCGCAGAGATTTATAACGAAAGCCTTTACTATAATAGTTTGTCCGCTACAGGGGTTTTTTCAGGCCCAGGCAATCAGGCCGAATTGCTTTACACGGGGACACAAAGCGTCGCTGTGTTCAACGTTAATGCGTCGGATATATTCGCCCAGAATAACTCATTGAGTTTACAGCAAGCTTCAGCATCAACAGTTGTAATTAATGTGGCTGGTATTGATATTACGGCAGGTGGCGGGGTTAATCTTAACAATGGTTTCAGTCAACAAACGGCGACCAATATTGTTTGGAACTTCTTTGAAGCTACCGATATTGATTTTAATAATCTGGCGATGAAAGGCTCAGTGCTTGCACCCTATGCAAACACAACGGGAGGAGCATCGTTTGACGGTGCATTTGCTGCGGTCTCTTATACCGGAGCCCGTGAATTCCATAACTTTTTATTCGATTATGAGACCCCTGCGCCAAAGCCCCCCACTGTTCTAGTCAGTGCGCCGACTTCTGCGGCTTTGTTCGGACTGGCTTTCGGTTTGCTAATATTGACTCGTCGTAAGAAATATCAAACTAAGCAGGCGTGATATTGTCAGTTTAGCCAAATTACAAGCATGGTAACTTGATATTATTATAAATAAGGCGGCTCTGGCCGTCTTTTTTGTTTATTTAGATCCTCTTTTAGGTGTCAACAATATGATGTTTAAGGTTAGCTCTTTTTTTTCTAAATTCATTAGGGTTGGCACCTTGTGTATGTCATTGCTGCTTCTTATATTGTCAACCAGCACGCCAGCTTTGGCACAAACCGTTGATTATGAAAAAGCGCTAAGAGCCTATAAC
This genomic window contains:
- a CDS encoding choice-of-anchor A family protein, whose amino-acid sequence is MKYPILKIAALIFAGTCAMSTHASSGSIGTYNLILLEDYNFQGGDVEGKALIGGNLNGSGQAVEFGSRLPDTDSAIDAVTIVGDIKANHVTIQNGNNLVYGSNSSNANVNLNGSGGSATQAPQAVLDAEIDAVFAEIYNESLYYNSLSATGVFSGPGNQAELLYTGTQSVAVFNVNASDIFAQNNSLSLQQASASTVVINVAGIDITAGGGVNLNNGFSQQTATNIVWNFFEATDIDFNNLAMKGSVLAPYANTTGGASFDGAFAAVSYTGAREFHNFLFDYETPAPKPPTVLVSAPTSAALFGLAFGLLILTRRKKYQTKQA
- the arfB gene encoding alternative ribosome rescue aminoacyl-tRNA hydrolase ArfB → MIFIKSYISLQDHEVELTAIRAQGAGGQNVNKVSSAIHLRFDIKASSLPEFYKEQLLKSNDNRITQDGVLVLKAQAHRTQEMNRQDALERLAAIVCEAAVVQKPRKATKPTKGSQLRRIDSKKKSGQRKQLRKKVEY
- the trpA gene encoding tryptophan synthase subunit alpha, with amino-acid sequence MSNKNDRYGDMFTRLTAKNEGAFVPFVMLGDPDIATSLEILKALAEGGADALELGIPFSDPIADGPTIQQASIRALSHHIHPSDCLNVIQQFREIYPDMPIGLLLYSNLVIKPGLEKFYNDAADAGVDSILIADVPLREADRFIEIATQTGIKQILIAPPNASDETLAEIGQKSKGYTYLLGRAGVTGAETAATIPAHELIAKLTQYKVAPPLLGFGISKPEQVKEAISAGAAGAISGSATVNIIETNLSQPEVMLSKLREFVSAMKQATKK
- a CDS encoding YciI family protein, giving the protein MWYVVYSQDVENSLPLRKKTRSAHLARLQQLSDEGRLLVAGPCPAIDSTDPGEAGFTGSVVIADFTSLEEAQAWAAADPYMDAGVYEQVTVKPYLKVLP